The Paracoccus sp. MC1862 genome includes a window with the following:
- a CDS encoding exonuclease SbcCD subunit D: protein MRILHTADIHLGHSLNGWSREAEHRIWFQRLADAIEQHEVDALLIAGDVFDGLNPSGESQRLLYDGLVEFRSRRPHLTTVMIAGNHDPAYRLEAPGALMAGIDAHVLGTVRRRADEIEFDRHMVPLRCSAGEIRAWAVAIPFLRPADLPGLSFADAESEGSPIIRAAAEFHEAMADAARATCGELPLIAMGHLHCAGARESEGAERRIPIGGEHAVPVSVFPECFAYVALGHLHGPQSLDGGRIRYPGSCFPLSASEIGHRHGATLVEIGEDGITHHHIEIERPAAFHRISDIEPADLAGAIEALDLDPDLPRDLQPFVYVTLKAMGPAAVVLQNAENLLANHPVRPASIRVIREEIEAEDGNQLPGTLAEVSPESLFLPAFLQANQIEAEDRHILAFRDAANRSE from the coding sequence ATGCGCATTCTCCACACTGCGGACATCCATCTTGGCCACAGCCTCAACGGTTGGTCCCGGGAAGCCGAGCACCGGATCTGGTTCCAGCGACTGGCCGATGCCATCGAGCAACACGAGGTCGATGCGCTGCTGATCGCCGGCGACGTCTTCGACGGGCTGAACCCATCGGGGGAATCCCAGAGGCTCCTCTACGACGGGCTCGTCGAGTTCCGCAGCCGTCGGCCCCATCTCACCACGGTGATGATCGCCGGCAACCATGATCCGGCCTACAGGCTGGAAGCCCCGGGCGCGCTCATGGCCGGGATCGACGCCCATGTGCTCGGCACGGTGCGGCGCCGGGCGGATGAGATCGAGTTCGACCGCCACATGGTGCCGTTGCGCTGCTCTGCGGGCGAGATCCGGGCCTGGGCCGTGGCCATTCCCTTCCTGCGCCCCGCTGACCTGCCCGGCCTCAGCTTCGCGGATGCCGAAAGCGAGGGCTCACCGATCATCCGTGCCGCGGCCGAATTCCACGAGGCCATGGCAGATGCCGCACGCGCGACCTGTGGTGAACTGCCCCTGATCGCCATGGGACATCTCCACTGCGCCGGCGCGCGCGAGAGCGAGGGCGCCGAGCGGCGCATCCCGATTGGCGGCGAACATGCCGTGCCGGTCTCGGTCTTTCCCGAATGCTTCGCCTATGTGGCGCTGGGACATCTGCATGGTCCCCAGAGCCTCGATGGCGGCCGGATCCGCTATCCCGGCTCCTGCTTTCCGCTTTCCGCAAGCGAGATCGGGCACAGGCACGGGGCCACGCTGGTCGAGATCGGCGAGGATGGCATTACCCACCACCATATCGAGATCGAGCGGCCGGCAGCCTTCCACCGGATCAGCGACATTGAGCCCGCTGATCTGGCGGGCGCCATCGAGGCCCTTGATCTCGATCCGGACCTGCCGCGCGACCTCCAGCCCTTTGTCTATGTCACGCTGAAGGCGATGGGTCCGGCTGCCGTCGTCCTGCAGAATGCCGAGAACCTGCTTGCCAACCATCCCGTCCGCCCGGCCTCCATCCGGGTCATCCGGGAGGAAATCGAAGCAGAAGACGGCAACCAACTGCCCGGAACGCTTGCCGAGGTGAGCCCCGAGAGCCTCTTCCTGCCGGCCTTCCTGCAGGCCAACCAGATCGAAGCCGAGGATCGCCACATCCTGGCCTTCCGCGACGCCGCCAACCGGAGCGAGTGA